A genomic region of Candidatus Melainabacteria bacterium contains the following coding sequences:
- a CDS encoding D-hexose-6-phosphate mutarotase encodes MHKQTLQHLTEHFGIERMLEFSENEHGAIKATVTTATCTAEIYMQGAHVAQWQPVKAEHPGLFLSERSAFEPGKAIRGGVPLIFPWFGTHKDAGKSSIKFPAHGFARTSNDWLLVAAGRSKDDFMLTFELTGNEQSRQVGYDNFKLIYKVAVGDELDLELCFQNHSTNTVEIEEAFHTYLAVSDAEQIALSGLQDTEYLDKTDGFKRKTQTEKTLQLTGETDRPYLNTETHVEIEDPIWKRKIEIYKMNSRSTVIWNPWSEQTSKLTDMTPDGWKNMICVETANLGENAIAVPPGTHHTMHACVRMHT; translated from the coding sequence ATGCATAAACAAACCTTGCAACATCTCACCGAGCACTTCGGCATAGAAAGAATGCTGGAGTTCAGTGAAAACGAACACGGGGCAATCAAAGCAACCGTTACCACTGCCACTTGCACCGCAGAAATATACATGCAGGGAGCGCATGTGGCGCAGTGGCAGCCGGTGAAGGCAGAACACCCCGGTCTGTTTTTAAGCGAACGATCGGCCTTCGAGCCCGGCAAGGCAATCCGTGGGGGCGTTCCGCTGATTTTTCCATGGTTTGGTACACACAAGGACGCAGGCAAGTCATCCATTAAATTTCCCGCGCATGGATTCGCCAGAACTTCCAACGATTGGCTTCTTGTTGCAGCAGGTCGCAGCAAAGATGACTTCATGCTGACGTTCGAACTTACGGGCAACGAACAATCGCGCCAGGTCGGTTATGACAATTTCAAACTGATATATAAGGTTGCAGTCGGAGATGAATTAGATTTGGAACTCTGCTTTCAAAATCACTCCACGAACACAGTTGAAATCGAAGAAGCTTTCCACACTTATCTTGCTGTGAGTGATGCCGAACAAATTGCGCTGAGTGGATTGCAAGACACCGAATATCTCGATAAGACGGACGGATTCAAGCGAAAAACGCAAACTGAAAAGACTTTGCAGTTGACGGGCGAAACAGATCGACCTTACCTGAACACAGAAACACATGTAGAAATTGAAGATCCAATTTGGAAGCGCAAGATCGAAATATACAAAATGAACTCGAGGTCGACGGTGATCTGGAATCCATGGTCTGAACAAACATCCAAGTTGACCGATATGACGCCGGACGGGTGGAAAAATATGATCTGCGTCGAAACAGCAAATTTGGGCGAAAACGCAATTGCGGTGCCGCCGGGGACCCATCACACGATGCACGCATGCGTACGGATGCACACTTGA
- a CDS encoding serine/threonine protein kinase — protein MKQFNRSCRKFIKRHGEAIFIVAFLLADCFLSGWVLTAGTVAAILYVIAPAIRSLVSLDPKAQTTYIKAFVKTQKFQRLIVLLFWIYSIRYLISAAMTAALFRLSPDQAPSLTNAFIMGARNFEQISFLASPIPIFVGACAAVIFYRSRLKTTKDDPDLIKQRQRWSGFAQGTFFLSYLASILSISMNPQGPALMISNWLLASAKDANFFSSPGEALSHYAFFPQSRMLIVDTTNQFSNLNFIPFFDGFVITTFTAAVFLLLYQPMLRLSSLLTSFCWRVISPGSLQNIIEAFLEALRLKERVLSFNEKRKFWGNALRSTAWLAICYAVLFWLFGFCEGPVGFAIQSWMIASGADAGFTGQGGADKFLFTQNYRVFLGAVIALYGTVPLAVSASVFLPYARARKINLNADGISFYQGPYLSLLGRQTRLWSDLQALDNIKSDISKPDQPTSFELKFKSGGKVKFSTAQIPAQDLRVLLDAIDEHAVNCTVDPEIFVVCQAMEDRAKEEATSDGIDDAAIKSISKQEFKSTVFVPLSPGEFIPGTKTRIIKQLASKPLCAVYMARDAQGNMQTVKQFYLADETEETRAFAKILHREYELLSKLDHPGIAKVATAFSVEKSTFLIVEHRPGSDLRAVVAEHGPRSEGLTISWAQQICEIMNYLHSREPVILHRDLAPDNIIVGDDGQLRLIDFGAAREFLEGITGTMIGKQCFVAPEQLRGEAIVQSDIFSFGCTLYFLLTGKEPRALSQSSPAKDIDCSDELDQLIRDCTNFDASERPASFDEVLQRLKKLDKGFHLKLSTPAAKIKVPA, from the coding sequence ATGAAACAATTCAACCGGTCGTGTCGCAAATTCATCAAGCGACACGGCGAAGCGATCTTCATCGTCGCGTTTCTTCTAGCCGACTGTTTTCTATCGGGTTGGGTGCTTACTGCTGGAACAGTAGCGGCAATCTTATATGTCATCGCACCTGCCATCCGCTCTCTGGTGTCTCTCGATCCCAAAGCGCAAACAACCTACATCAAGGCTTTTGTAAAAACGCAAAAATTCCAACGACTGATTGTCTTACTCTTCTGGATTTACTCGATCAGGTATCTTATCTCCGCTGCGATGACGGCTGCGCTGTTCAGACTGAGCCCTGACCAAGCGCCGTCATTGACAAATGCTTTCATAATGGGCGCTCGAAACTTTGAGCAAATTTCGTTCTTAGCCAGCCCAATTCCGATTTTTGTGGGAGCCTGTGCGGCAGTAATCTTCTACCGGTCGCGTCTCAAAACTACCAAAGACGATCCTGACTTGATCAAACAGCGTCAGCGATGGTCTGGCTTTGCACAAGGCACCTTTTTCCTTAGCTATCTCGCCAGCATTTTATCCATTAGCATGAACCCGCAAGGACCAGCGCTGATGATCTCAAACTGGCTGCTCGCATCTGCGAAAGACGCGAATTTCTTCAGCTCGCCTGGTGAGGCCCTTAGTCACTATGCATTTTTCCCGCAAAGCAGGATGCTGATAGTTGATACGACAAACCAATTTTCCAATTTGAACTTCATCCCATTCTTTGACGGCTTCGTGATTACAACATTCACCGCCGCTGTTTTCCTGCTTCTATATCAGCCAATGCTGCGACTTAGCTCGTTGCTGACTTCATTCTGCTGGCGAGTCATTTCTCCGGGCTCACTGCAAAACATAATTGAAGCCTTTCTCGAAGCACTGCGACTAAAAGAACGAGTACTATCGTTCAATGAAAAACGTAAATTCTGGGGAAACGCATTGCGATCGACGGCATGGTTAGCAATTTGCTACGCTGTACTGTTCTGGTTATTTGGATTCTGCGAGGGTCCCGTGGGATTCGCGATTCAAAGCTGGATGATCGCCTCTGGTGCCGATGCAGGGTTTACAGGACAGGGCGGCGCCGACAAATTTCTTTTCACTCAGAACTACCGAGTATTCCTGGGAGCAGTCATTGCATTGTACGGAACTGTTCCGCTCGCAGTTTCGGCTTCTGTATTTCTGCCCTACGCTAGAGCCCGAAAAATAAATCTGAATGCCGATGGCATCTCCTTTTACCAGGGTCCATATCTCAGTTTGCTGGGTCGTCAAACCAGACTATGGAGCGACCTGCAAGCATTGGACAATATCAAATCAGACATATCCAAGCCGGATCAGCCAACTTCCTTTGAACTGAAATTTAAATCAGGCGGGAAAGTCAAATTCTCCACCGCTCAAATTCCAGCGCAAGATTTGCGAGTGCTTCTAGATGCGATCGACGAGCACGCCGTAAATTGCACAGTCGATCCAGAAATTTTTGTTGTCTGCCAGGCAATGGAAGATCGCGCCAAAGAAGAAGCGACATCAGATGGAATTGATGATGCTGCAATCAAATCAATTTCAAAACAAGAATTCAAATCAACTGTTTTTGTGCCATTGAGTCCGGGCGAATTTATACCAGGCACGAAAACCAGAATCATCAAGCAACTGGCAAGCAAACCATTATGCGCAGTCTATATGGCAAGGGACGCGCAGGGCAACATGCAGACTGTCAAGCAATTCTATCTTGCTGACGAGACGGAAGAGACCAGAGCATTCGCCAAAATACTTCATCGAGAGTATGAGTTGCTGTCAAAACTAGATCATCCCGGAATTGCCAAAGTAGCAACTGCATTTTCTGTCGAAAAATCAACGTTTCTCATTGTCGAACATAGACCCGGGTCTGATTTACGAGCCGTCGTAGCTGAGCACGGACCGCGTTCTGAAGGTTTGACCATAAGTTGGGCTCAGCAAATCTGCGAGATAATGAACTATCTGCACAGCCGCGAGCCGGTTATTCTTCATCGAGATTTAGCTCCAGACAATATTATTGTCGGAGACGACGGGCAACTAAGGTTGATCGATTTCGGCGCCGCCCGTGAATTTCTGGAAGGCATTACCGGCACGATGATTGGAAAGCAATGCTTCGTGGCGCCAGAGCAATTACGAGGCGAAGCGATCGTGCAGAGCGACATATTCAGCTTTGGCTGCACGCTGTACTTTCTTCTCACTGGTAAAGAGCCGAGAGCATTGTCGCAATCGTCTCCGGCGAAAGATATCGATTGTTCAGACGAACTGGATCAGCTGATTCGAGACTGCACCAACTTCGATGCCTCTGAACGTCCTGCATCCTTTGACGAAGTGTTGCAGCGCCTGAAGAAACTCGACAAAGGGTTCCACCTTAAGCTATCGACGCCCGCGGCCAAAATCAAGGTGCCGGCATGA
- a CDS encoding serine/threonine protein kinase, whose product MSKERALKKRTRTQTKASEPASIKLVRSAVISDTEVRTACAADARPDVPDTAGSTKESAVTELVAETNKSVTDSADTSSAANTTEPADTSSAVNTTDSADNYFAANTTDLADSPSAANPTETAMAKPTALAGSAYFTNYLYKDALSLAKYAWSLRAPLFLLAAVAVAPKTILLWIAVVLLKPLCMLVYSRLPKDTQLKITQSIPAYLRNSALLRDYGEGANQCLPFILFWIYLSCAPIAVLWIAGHYIRGLFPQRIPHLENGLVFAQNKKSELSQPENNFYYSRAFAVTTVAIFALGIPAIFSYSIYKNLGVGNEAQKSSTIPPFVVTPSYFPAAKKTTFVGQYPRKPRIHNDPYMAPRYVAGYNGYWPMLDGFSAKNSEFNFFFVHFYLVSLACAMSVLFFRAWFFFPLNFLSDQHELYLNSTGIRRSTLKNWFLNVLTVNRWAIGGGPDSLSWTEIKSLRHLEEGFTKLSPLPETAFKKESLTYKLLNKLAAFIDGLSNRVNTGNYLIFSTSEKDGDFGRNIKININELNREQRAKLFYSVKNWAPHVVIRQDAQESLTGSVVLQDVKYTQLWFDLLTSKTRVKRQSVLEPGETLHESKYTIEERLSAGGQATAYLARTAENRQVVLKEFILAIASTPGALLESAREFETEVSLLSQLNHPGIVKLEDFFSEDGRVYVVLEYIQGQTVRQKVQQDGPLSETEAIKITGAVCDVLEYMHKLDPPIVHRDITPENILVLPDGSIKLIDFSLAVKSNGTRTTDSCGKQAFTPPEQFRDEVCPASDIYGLGATIYFMLTGLPPKPITVSSPKQRASNVSDEMNQIVERATQLDLNQRYDSIHWLKLDLARCKSVP is encoded by the coding sequence ATGAGCAAAGAACGTGCACTCAAGAAACGCACACGGACGCAAACGAAGGCGTCTGAACCGGCTTCGATTAAACTGGTTCGAAGCGCTGTCATTTCAGACACGGAAGTTAGAACCGCTTGCGCTGCTGACGCACGTCCTGATGTCCCTGACACTGCAGGCTCTACTAAGGAATCTGCTGTTACTGAACTGGTCGCCGAGACGAACAAGAGTGTCACGGATTCAGCGGACACGTCTTCTGCCGCTAACACGACGGAGCCAGCGGACACGTCTTCTGCCGTCAACACGACGGATTCAGCGGACAATTATTTTGCCGCCAACACGACGGATCTAGCGGACTCGCCTTCAGCCGCCAACCCGACGGAAACAGCTATGGCTAAACCAACCGCACTGGCCGGAAGTGCATATTTCACAAACTACTTATACAAAGATGCTCTCAGCCTGGCGAAATACGCCTGGTCTTTGCGGGCACCACTTTTTCTGCTTGCAGCAGTCGCGGTGGCGCCAAAAACCATTCTTTTATGGATTGCAGTCGTTCTGCTTAAGCCGCTGTGCATGTTAGTTTACTCAAGGCTGCCGAAAGACACTCAACTAAAGATCACGCAGAGTATTCCAGCTTATCTAAGAAACTCAGCCCTACTGAGAGATTACGGCGAAGGAGCAAACCAGTGTCTGCCCTTCATATTGTTTTGGATTTATCTGAGCTGCGCACCGATTGCAGTGCTATGGATCGCAGGTCACTATATTCGTGGCTTATTCCCGCAAAGGATTCCGCATCTCGAGAACGGATTAGTATTCGCGCAAAACAAGAAAAGTGAACTCTCTCAGCCAGAGAATAACTTCTATTATTCGCGAGCTTTTGCAGTTACCACAGTTGCAATTTTTGCTCTCGGAATTCCAGCCATTTTCAGTTATTCAATTTACAAAAATCTGGGCGTAGGCAATGAAGCCCAGAAAAGTTCAACAATTCCGCCTTTCGTTGTTACTCCCAGTTATTTTCCGGCCGCCAAAAAAACTACATTTGTCGGACAGTATCCACGTAAACCGCGCATACATAACGATCCCTACATGGCCCCGAGATACGTAGCGGGCTACAATGGCTACTGGCCAATGCTCGACGGATTTTCAGCGAAGAATAGCGAATTCAATTTCTTCTTTGTCCACTTCTACCTGGTCAGCCTTGCATGTGCGATGTCAGTACTATTCTTTAGAGCCTGGTTCTTCTTTCCGCTCAACTTTCTTTCTGACCAGCACGAGCTATATCTGAACTCTACAGGGATCAGGAGAAGCACACTGAAAAACTGGTTTTTGAATGTATTAACCGTCAATCGATGGGCTATTGGCGGCGGACCGGATTCGCTTAGCTGGACTGAAATCAAATCACTGCGACACCTTGAAGAAGGGTTCACTAAACTCTCGCCGCTGCCGGAAACGGCATTCAAAAAAGAATCATTGACTTACAAGCTGCTCAACAAACTTGCAGCATTTATAGACGGGCTCTCCAATCGAGTCAATACCGGAAACTATCTTATATTCAGTACCAGCGAGAAAGACGGTGATTTCGGGCGAAACATCAAAATCAATATCAATGAGTTAAACCGCGAGCAACGCGCCAAACTGTTCTACTCGGTAAAAAACTGGGCACCACATGTAGTGATACGTCAGGATGCGCAAGAGTCTCTGACCGGTTCGGTCGTCTTACAGGACGTAAAATACACACAACTATGGTTCGACTTGCTCACATCAAAAACCAGAGTAAAGAGACAATCAGTTTTAGAACCAGGAGAAACGCTGCACGAGAGCAAGTATACGATTGAGGAACGGCTCTCGGCAGGTGGTCAAGCAACGGCTTACCTGGCCAGAACAGCAGAGAATAGACAAGTAGTTCTTAAAGAATTCATTCTTGCAATCGCTTCAACCCCTGGTGCGTTACTTGAATCAGCGAGAGAATTCGAAACTGAAGTCTCCTTGCTATCTCAGCTCAACCACCCAGGGATTGTCAAACTCGAAGATTTCTTTAGTGAAGACGGGCGAGTTTACGTGGTTCTAGAATACATACAGGGACAAACTGTGCGACAAAAGGTGCAACAGGACGGTCCACTCAGCGAAACCGAAGCTATAAAAATTACAGGCGCAGTTTGTGATGTACTTGAATATATGCACAAGTTGGATCCCCCAATCGTACATCGCGACATCACGCCAGAAAATATTCTCGTTCTTCCTGATGGTTCAATCAAACTGATCGACTTCAGTCTCGCCGTCAAATCGAACGGCACCAGAACAACGGATTCTTGCGGCAAGCAAGCCTTTACTCCTCCCGAGCAATTTCGCGATGAAGTCTGTCCGGCAAGCGATATTTACGGGCTTGGAGCAACTATCTATTTCATGTTGACCGGATTGCCACCAAAACCGATAACAGTCTCCTCACCAAAACAAAGAGCGTCAAATGTTTCCGACGAAATGAACCAGATCGTCGAGAGAGCAACACAACTCGACCTCAATCAACGTTACGACTCCATCCACTGGTTAAAACTGGATCTGGCTCGATGTAAATCAGTTCCTTGA
- the uvrC gene encoding excinuclease ABC subunit UvrC produces MKTISEDLTRQLSGMPDTSGVYVFKDVHGEIIYIGKAVSLRNRVRSYWNETSWRERPKLAVMIPKVVSIDTILTNSEKEALLLEATLVRQHMPRYNVALKDDKKYPWLAITYDVEYPRLVMVRDPARYRKEHPRARVFGPYVETGVMWDTVRMLRKVFPMRQRKKPLFKDRPCMNFHIGLCLGPCQKLVDETTYNNMVTQVEMFLAGRQGEVISMLRSEMEAFAERLEFEQAAKIRNRLQSLERIVEKQQVFFQNQKVSQDVIAEAHTNRFIAICLMRVREGKLISAETVCLPLIEKTSADEAFESFIDQYYATCEDIAVPSEVILQQPLDGQNALLELLNAKSRTAVKILVPQRGSKQSSIEMAQKNARLSLETELQVASEEDARLALTMSTLQEHLGLSKPPRRIECFDISNIQGTDNVASMVVFENALAKKSDYRRFKIRTVEGIGEANDFASMKEAVGRRYSKLVQEGKPLPDLIIIDGGKGQLGAACEALAEAEVPPIDIIGLAKKQEEVYKPNNSQPFLLPRRSEALHLLQRVRDEAHRFAVTYHRQLRAKRTISSNLDILPGIGPARRKLLLDYFGSFDKIKAASLEEMTAVPKLPKSVAGSIYYRLHPELAPSENDSPAGDAISSE; encoded by the coding sequence ATGAAGACTATCTCAGAAGACTTAACCCGGCAACTCAGTGGCATGCCTGACACCTCAGGTGTGTATGTCTTCAAAGACGTGCATGGCGAAATTATTTACATTGGAAAAGCCGTAAGTTTGCGCAACAGAGTGCGTTCCTATTGGAATGAAACTTCCTGGCGAGAGCGACCAAAGCTGGCCGTCATGATACCAAAAGTGGTTTCAATCGATACCATTTTGACCAATTCGGAAAAGGAAGCACTTTTGCTGGAAGCAACGCTCGTGCGTCAGCACATGCCGCGCTACAATGTCGCCCTCAAAGACGACAAAAAGTACCCCTGGCTTGCCATCACCTATGATGTCGAATATCCGCGCCTGGTAATGGTGCGCGACCCTGCTCGCTACAGAAAAGAGCATCCCCGAGCTCGTGTTTTCGGACCATATGTAGAGACAGGTGTGATGTGGGATACGGTGCGGATGTTGCGAAAGGTCTTCCCGATGCGACAACGCAAAAAGCCGCTGTTTAAAGATCGACCATGCATGAATTTCCATATTGGATTGTGCCTCGGCCCCTGTCAAAAACTTGTGGATGAGACGACTTACAACAATATGGTTACGCAAGTGGAGATGTTTTTGGCTGGTCGGCAGGGCGAAGTTATTTCTATGCTTCGCTCAGAAATGGAAGCGTTTGCCGAGCGCCTGGAGTTCGAGCAGGCTGCGAAAATTCGCAATCGCTTGCAGTCTCTCGAGCGCATCGTCGAGAAGCAGCAGGTGTTTTTCCAGAACCAGAAAGTCAGTCAAGATGTAATTGCTGAAGCACATACGAATAGATTTATAGCCATTTGTTTGATGCGTGTGCGTGAAGGCAAATTGATTTCGGCTGAAACTGTGTGTCTTCCGCTAATAGAGAAAACGAGTGCTGATGAAGCTTTTGAGAGCTTTATCGATCAGTATTACGCTACCTGCGAAGACATCGCTGTGCCAAGTGAAGTGATTTTGCAGCAGCCCTTAGATGGGCAAAATGCCTTGCTTGAGTTGTTGAATGCGAAATCGCGCACAGCTGTGAAGATTCTTGTGCCACAGCGCGGAAGTAAGCAGTCATCGATTGAGATGGCTCAGAAGAATGCTCGCTTATCGCTCGAGACCGAGTTGCAAGTGGCTTCGGAAGAAGATGCAAGGCTTGCCTTGACGATGTCTACGCTGCAGGAACATCTTGGTTTATCCAAACCGCCCCGACGAATAGAATGCTTTGACATCTCCAATATTCAGGGCACTGATAACGTTGCCAGCATGGTGGTTTTCGAAAATGCCCTGGCCAAGAAATCAGACTACCGTCGTTTCAAAATCCGCACTGTCGAAGGAATTGGTGAAGCCAATGATTTTGCCTCGATGAAAGAAGCTGTCGGGCGGCGGTATTCGAAACTAGTGCAGGAAGGAAAACCACTGCCTGATTTGATCATCATAGATGGTGGCAAAGGGCAGCTTGGCGCTGCCTGTGAAGCTCTCGCCGAAGCGGAAGTGCCGCCAATCGACATAATCGGTCTGGCAAAGAAACAGGAAGAAGTTTATAAACCAAACAACTCCCAGCCTTTTTTGCTTCCTCGTCGCAGCGAAGCGTTGCACTTGCTGCAGCGGGTTCGGGATGAGGCGCACCGTTTTGCCGTCACATATCATCGCCAGTTGAGAGCGAAGCGCACCATCTCCTCTAATCTTGATATTTTGCCCGGTATCGGACCAGCTCGTCGCAAACTTTTACTGGATTATTTCGGCTCTTTCGATAAGATTAAGGCTGCCAGTCTAGAAGAGATGACGGCTGTGCCGAAGCTTCCCAAGAGCGTCGCAGGAAGCATCTATTACAGGCTCCATCCCGAGCTGGCGCCGTCCGAGAATGACTCACCTGCAGGGGATGCGATTAGCAGTGAGTAA
- the radA gene encoding DNA repair protein RadA, whose product MGRIRAKWVCQECGYSTSKQLGKCSECGTWNSMVEELYEEESASAKKGFATRLNTGFGGVSPADSTGPVGLHEIEINNETLDASRLSTGLSGLDEVLGGGLVPGSVILLAGDPGIGKSTLLLQVANYVAARQKVLYVSGEESASQVKLRASRLGIKHPNILVDSEQDVSKIRDRMLSADVKVAIIDSIQAMYHPQIGSAPGSVSQVREGAQFVVSSAKSQNIATILVGHVTKEGSIAGPRVLEHMVDVVLQFEGDRARQLRILKAAKNRFGSTQEIAIYTMTTTGLAEIDNPSALLLGDRLSKLGRMQAPSGTAVIAGGEGSRSLLLEVQALVGNTHYPSPRRVVNGWDYNRLLQVLAVLEKKVGLAVSRYDVYVNIVGGLDFNDPSGDLGISVAVATSFLDRSIDPGLLCVGELGLTGEIRAVVSLEQRLKEAAKMGFRKALVPKANLPLENKIENMDVIGVDSLLEALTISIPGAELGIKPSSREAKPPVSPAETGTAR is encoded by the coding sequence ATGGGACGAATCAGGGCGAAATGGGTTTGTCAAGAATGCGGCTATTCCACTTCCAAGCAGCTTGGGAAGTGCAGTGAATGCGGCACCTGGAACTCAATGGTGGAGGAGCTTTACGAGGAAGAATCTGCTTCCGCCAAGAAGGGGTTTGCCACTCGCTTGAACACAGGCTTCGGGGGCGTTTCTCCGGCAGATTCGACTGGACCAGTCGGTCTGCATGAAATAGAGATAAACAATGAAACCCTTGATGCGTCCCGGTTGAGCACCGGACTCAGTGGTCTGGACGAAGTTTTAGGCGGCGGGTTGGTGCCAGGCTCCGTCATCTTACTGGCTGGTGACCCCGGTATCGGTAAGTCGACCCTGCTTTTGCAAGTAGCAAATTATGTTGCTGCCAGGCAAAAAGTCCTCTATGTGTCAGGTGAAGAGTCCGCATCACAAGTCAAGCTCAGGGCTTCTCGCCTGGGCATTAAGCATCCGAACATCCTCGTCGACTCAGAACAAGATGTGAGTAAGATCCGCGACAGAATGCTCTCTGCCGATGTCAAAGTGGCGATTATCGACAGCATTCAGGCTATGTACCATCCGCAGATCGGAAGCGCTCCGGGCTCTGTTAGTCAGGTTCGCGAGGGGGCGCAGTTTGTTGTCTCCTCTGCTAAGTCGCAAAATATAGCCACGATTCTGGTCGGTCATGTCACTAAAGAGGGCTCTATTGCTGGTCCGCGAGTGCTCGAGCATATGGTTGACGTCGTTTTGCAATTCGAAGGCGATCGAGCTCGACAGCTGCGAATTCTGAAAGCAGCGAAGAATCGTTTCGGTTCAACGCAGGAGATTGCTATATACACGATGACCACGACTGGTCTGGCTGAGATAGACAATCCGAGCGCATTGCTGCTTGGTGACAGACTGAGCAAACTCGGTCGCATGCAAGCGCCATCGGGAACAGCGGTGATTGCGGGAGGCGAAGGCAGCCGCTCTTTGCTTTTAGAAGTGCAAGCGCTGGTCGGCAACACCCATTATCCAAGCCCGCGCAGAGTTGTGAACGGTTGGGATTACAATCGACTTTTGCAAGTTCTGGCGGTGCTCGAAAAGAAGGTTGGATTGGCAGTTTCGAGATACGATGTTTATGTGAACATCGTCGGCGGTTTAGATTTCAACGACCCTTCTGGTGACCTTGGTATAAGCGTTGCCGTTGCTACTTCATTCCTGGATCGTTCGATCGACCCGGGGCTTCTGTGTGTTGGCGAATTGGGACTGACCGGAGAAATTCGTGCTGTCGTCTCTCTTGAGCAACGCTTGAAAGAGGCCGCAAAGATGGGGTTCCGAAAGGCGCTTGTTCCCAAAGCCAACTTACCTCTCGAAAACAAAATCGAAAATATGGATGTGATTGGCGTTGACTCTCTGCTGGAGGCACTGACTATTTCGATACCAGGTGCCGAGCTTGGCATCAAGCCATCTTCGCGTGAAGCCAAACCGCCAGTGTCGCCCGCTGAAACCGGAACTGCACGTTAG
- a CDS encoding prolipoprotein diacylglyceryl transferase, with the protein MIFSSPTLTGILLSLGPVTIRYYGLMIAMGALAAITTATAMAAKRGLDDQKLVNCALSSFVGSIIGARLYYVALQWQNYVNNLPDIVATWHGGMSLHGGIIGAFIGCIIYCKLTKSKFWPFCDVITTSVPLAQSIGRWGNFFNSEAFGKPVGPDFPLKLYIPPDRRPSQFHQDSYFHPTFLYEAVWDLALFLLLYFVLAEQLKKYDGMAFSVYITIYSIGRLLIEPIRSDSIMAGTIPFPMIASAVGLAIGVVGIIISYMKGRKNEGAQAES; encoded by the coding sequence ATGATTTTTAGTTCGCCCACTCTTACAGGCATACTCCTTTCACTCGGTCCCGTGACGATTCGGTACTACGGGCTGATGATTGCCATGGGCGCCCTCGCAGCGATCACCACGGCGACAGCCATGGCGGCCAAAAGGGGGCTGGACGACCAGAAGCTCGTCAATTGCGCACTGAGCAGTTTTGTCGGTTCAATCATCGGCGCCCGCCTCTATTACGTAGCCTTGCAATGGCAGAACTATGTCAACAACCTTCCCGACATCGTGGCGACGTGGCATGGCGGCATGTCATTACACGGCGGCATCATTGGGGCATTCATCGGTTGTATCATCTACTGCAAGCTGACTAAATCCAAATTCTGGCCATTCTGCGACGTGATTACGACCTCGGTTCCGCTCGCACAATCGATCGGCCGATGGGGAAATTTCTTCAACTCAGAAGCATTCGGAAAGCCTGTGGGTCCTGACTTTCCGCTAAAACTGTACATTCCTCCGGACCGACGACCTTCACAGTTTCATCAAGACAGTTATTTCCATCCGACTTTCTTGTATGAAGCAGTTTGGGATCTGGCTCTATTTTTGTTGCTTTATTTCGTCCTCGCCGAACAACTTAAGAAATACGACGGCATGGCGTTTTCGGTCTACATTACGATCTACTCAATCGGCAGGCTTTTGATAGAGCCGATCAGGTCAGACAGTATCATGGCCGGTACCATCCCGTTCCCCATGATCGCCAGCGCCGTTGGGCTGGCTATAGGCGTGGTCGGAATAATCATTTCGTACATGAAAGGCAGAAAGAACGAGGGCGCACAGGCTGAATCTTAA
- a CDS encoding bifunctional nuclease family protein has translation MKVGAAVGKFAAPPPGTKPRVTKGDKKMIEMSVAGIAIDARNAQPIVVLKENDTMRTLPIWIGMAEAKAISFALEKAKSERPLTHELLLTTIEQLNYALDQIEINKLDEQTYSAILKLTPKEAGKEPMMIDARPSDAIALALSAKAPIFVSPEITINAVMAPDEETAEFKQFVSKLKASDFKLPGVSSVTPLEEDPENTEGESA, from the coding sequence ATGAAAGTTGGAGCAGCAGTTGGCAAATTTGCCGCTCCACCGCCAGGCACTAAGCCACGGGTCACCAAGGGAGACAAAAAGATGATTGAAATGAGTGTAGCTGGAATTGCCATAGATGCCCGCAACGCCCAGCCGATTGTTGTCCTCAAAGAAAATGACACGATGCGTACTCTGCCTATTTGGATTGGCATGGCTGAGGCAAAAGCCATCTCGTTTGCCCTGGAAAAAGCAAAGTCGGAGCGTCCGCTTACACACGAGCTCTTGCTGACCACTATCGAACAACTGAATTACGCCTTAGATCAAATTGAAATCAACAAGTTGGACGAACAGACTTATTCGGCAATTTTGAAATTGACGCCGAAAGAAGCCGGAAAGGAACCGATGATGATCGATGCTCGACCTTCCGACGCGATAGCACTTGCCCTTTCGGCAAAAGCGCCGATCTTTGTTTCGCCGGAAATAACCATCAATGCAGTCATGGCTCCTGATGAGGAAACGGCGGAATTCAAGCAATTCGTAAGCAAATTGAAGGCATCCGACTTCAAGTTACCGGGAGTAAGTTCTGTAACGCCGCTTGAAGAAGATCCGGAAAATACTGAAGGCGAATCAGCCTAA